One Bosea sp. 124 genomic window, GGCCTGATCGAGGGCTCCGGGACCGTCGGATACGCGCAGACGATGGCGTTCACGACATTGACGATGTTCCAGCTCGTCAACGTGTTCAATGCGCGATCCGACGAGCGAAGCGCCTTTGCCGGGCTGTTCAGCAATCGCTGGCTGTGGGCGGCGCTGGTGATGTCGCTCCTGCTGCATGCGGCGGTGATCTACGTCCCCGTCCTGCAGCGGACGTTTTCGACCACCCCCCTGAGCCCCGGCGACTGGCTCGTCTGCGCGGCTGTCGCGAGCAGCGTGCTTTGGTTGCGCGAACTGAGCAAGCTGCTTACGCGCGAGCGGGATCGCGCGGGCCGGTAGCGGCCATTTCGGCAGGTTGTCCAAGGGCGATGGCAGGTTTGGTCGCGATTGGCAGCCTTGGCCGCGATCCCTGCCTCAGCCGCCGGAGCGGGCGAAAAAGACCTCGCGCGTGATGATGATCGGCAGATGGCCGTCCGGCAGGAAATGGGGCTCGTCGGCGCGGGTCGCGGCGTATTCCGGCGTCAGCGTGCCGGCCTTCATGTCGGCCGTGGAGTCGAACCAGGTGACCGCCAGCCCGTCGAAGGGCGGTTCGCCCGCCTCATATTGTGACAGGGCGAGATGGTTTTGCTCATAGCGCCGCAGGACGGGTATCGTCGAAGCGAGCGGCCCGTGGATGCCGTGCCAGTAGTCCCTGAACGGCCCCAATGCCATGCCGGGCCTGCGATTGACGAATTCGATGTTCTTGACGGCGGGCTCCGGCACCGGGCCGTCCTTGATGACATGAACATCGACGGACATCCGCACGAGGCGCGACGGCTCGATCAGCGGACGCAGATCGGCCCCGACCACGCGCGCCGCGTCGCTGGCTGCGTAGGCGGCACTGGCCGCGTCATCGTCGAACCAGGCCTCGCTGATGCCGTCGAACAGCAGTTCGCCGCGGGCATAGCCTTTTTCCAGCGCGTGCGACTGGACATAGCGGCGGACGCCCGGCGCGAGCGCCGCGACCGGCCCATGGGCCTCGGCCCAGCGGCCCTGAAACTCCCGCACCGACAGGCCGGGCGCGCGCTTCAGCAGGGTGATGATCTTGCGCATCGTTCACTCCGACGCCTTTGGACGGTCCAGCCGCGCACGGCGCTGGAGCCACCAGCCGAAAGCCTGTGGCCAGGCGTTCCAGCCCGCCTCTCCGGCCAGGGCGACCGTCGCCCTGGCGGCCCAGTTCGGGTCGA contains:
- a CDS encoding EthD family reductase, with protein sequence MRKIITLLKRAPGLSVREFQGRWAEAHGPVAALAPGVRRYVQSHALEKGYARGELLFDGISEAWFDDDAASAAYAASDAARVVGADLRPLIEPSRLVRMSVDVHVIKDGPVPEPAVKNIEFVNRRPGMALGPFRDYWHGIHGPLASTIPVLRRYEQNHLALSQYEAGEPPFDGLAVTWFDSTADMKAGTLTPEYAATRADEPHFLPDGHLPIIITREVFFARSGG